A DNA window from Danio aesculapii chromosome 1, fDanAes4.1, whole genome shotgun sequence contains the following coding sequences:
- the spry2 gene encoding LOW QUALITY PROTEIN: protein sprouty homolog 2 (The sequence of the model RefSeq protein was modified relative to this genomic sequence to represent the inferred CDS: deleted 1 base in 1 codon) yields the protein METRTQNGGSGSSGLLRALRDSGRPQTGDSEPWDGQVLSLDQIRTIRGSNEYTEGPTVAPRPPASEQKTDSQASSPTSTSSVELPEHRNSLRAQQTGQQTPQQAPRGGVSRSISGTSDGSHSTTRASTGSTSSDQRLLGNASDRVVRAQPKRSEQKQEELKPLAAPGDQAADGKHSILCEDCGRCKCEGCTCPRPCPSCWMCGRRCVCSATSAMDYVTCVCCVKCLFYHCSSDDEDVCADKPFSCTQSHCCMRWSAISVLALFLPCLLCYLPAKGCVALCQACYDCTSRPGCRCKNKGVEK from the exons ATGGAGACGAGAACTCAAAATGGCGGCAGCGGCTCTTCTGGCTTGCTGCGAGCTTTGCGTGACAGTGGCAGACCACAAACTGGGGACTCTGAGCCTTGGGATGGTCAGGTGCTCTCCCTGGATCAGATCAGGACTATCCGTGGTAGCAATGAGTACACGGAGGGCCCGACGGTGGCGCCACGGCCCCCGGCCTCCGAGCAAAAAACGGATTCGCAAGCTTCCAGCCCAACTTCCACCAGCTCTGTTGAGCTGCCCGAGCATAGGAACTCCCTGAGGGCTCAGCAGACAGGACAGCAGACTCCTCAACAAGCCCCAAGGGGTGGCGTGAGCAGATCCATCAGTGGTACCAGCGATGGTTCCCACAGTACCACCAGAGCCAGCACTGGCAGCACCTCATCGGATCAAAGACTTTTGGGAAACGCAAGTGATCGCGTGGTAAGGGCGCAGCCTAAACGTTCTGAGCAGAAGCAGGAGGAACTGAAGCCTTTGGCAGCACCTGGCGACCAGGCAGCCGATGGCAAGCACTCGATTCTCTGTGAGGACTGCGGCCGCTGCAAGTGCGAAGGATGCACCTGCCCTCGA CCCTGCCCCTCCTGTTGGATGTGCGGCCGCAGGTGCGTTTGCTCTGCAACATCTGCGATGGACTATGTGACTTGCGTCTGCTGCGTCAAGTGCCTGTTCTACCACTGCTCAAGCGACGACGAGGATGTGTGCGCGGACAAGCCTTTCTCCTGCACCCAGTCGCATTGCTGCATGCGGTGGTCGGCCATAAGCGTCCTGGCACTTTTCCTGCCCTGCCTGCTTTGCTACCTCCCGGCAAAGGGCTGCGTGGCATTGTGCCAGGCCTGCTACGACTGCACCAGTCGGCCAGGATGCCGCTGCAAGAACAAAGGAGTTGAGAAATAA